A part of Actinomycetes bacterium genomic DNA contains:
- a CDS encoding RDD family protein: protein MTQGYGPNEPEQPGSSQPPQYDRPPQYGQPPAYEQPAQPGYGGTSPYPSAPAGAGYGQPGYTTDQPGFYMGRPLASWIQRVGAYLIDGLIQAIPAIILVTPYNLSATDGSPSVGLGILAALGWLLSLGIWIYNRWIMQGQTGQSWGKKALNLRLVRMSDGQPIGPLMAFVRDICHFLDGICLVGYIYAAFDARRQTFADKILSTVVLAEQR, encoded by the coding sequence ATGACACAGGGGTACGGACCGAACGAGCCCGAGCAGCCAGGCTCGAGCCAGCCGCCGCAGTACGACCGGCCGCCGCAGTACGGCCAGCCGCCGGCCTACGAGCAGCCGGCGCAGCCGGGCTACGGGGGGACATCCCCATACCCGTCGGCGCCGGCCGGCGCCGGCTACGGACAGCCCGGCTACACCACCGACCAGCCAGGCTTCTACATGGGACGGCCGCTGGCAAGCTGGATCCAGCGTGTCGGCGCCTACCTGATCGACGGGCTCATCCAGGCCATCCCGGCCATCATCCTGGTGACGCCGTACAACCTGTCGGCCACCGACGGCAGCCCGTCGGTCGGGCTGGGGATCCTGGCGGCGCTCGGCTGGCTGCTCAGCCTCGGCATCTGGATCTACAACCGCTGGATCATGCAGGGCCAGACGGGGCAGAGCTGGGGCAAGAAGGCCCTCAACCTGCGGCTGGTGCGCATGTCGGACGGGCAGCCGATCGGGCCCCTGATGGCGTTCGTGCGCGACATCTGCCACTTCCTGGACGGGATCTGCCTCGTCGGCTACATCTACGCGGCGTTCGACGCGCGCAGGCAGACCTTTGCCGACAAGATCCTCAGCACGGTGGTGCTGGCCGAGCAGCGCTGA
- a CDS encoding RDD family protein yields MSQGYPPPEPGRPGSGQPGHPPVPGYPSVPPGYGQPGYAPLEGPGTYMGRQLANWPQRVGAYLIDQMVTFVPVIVAGVLASAAGQGDSSTGGGIILMGYLAAFVLYVANRLLTQGRTGQSWGKRVFNLKLVRMADGLPVGAVMAFVRDLLHTLDGICLIGYLFPLWDARRQTFADKIVNTVVLAGR; encoded by the coding sequence ATGTCCCAAGGATATCCGCCACCGGAGCCGGGCCGGCCCGGCTCCGGTCAGCCTGGACACCCGCCGGTTCCCGGGTACCCGTCCGTCCCGCCCGGCTACGGCCAGCCCGGCTACGCGCCCCTCGAGGGACCCGGGACCTACATGGGGCGGCAGCTGGCCAACTGGCCCCAGCGGGTCGGCGCCTACCTCATCGACCAGATGGTGACCTTCGTGCCTGTCATCGTCGCCGGCGTCCTGGCCAGCGCGGCTGGCCAGGGGGACAGCAGCACGGGGGGCGGCATCATCCTCATGGGCTACCTGGCCGCTTTCGTCCTGTACGTGGCCAACCGGCTGCTCACCCAGGGCCGGACCGGGCAGAGCTGGGGCAAGCGGGTCTTCAACCTGAAGCTGGTCCGCATGGCGGACGGGCTGCCGGTGGGGGCGGTCATGGCCTTCGTGCGTGACCTGCTCCACACCCTGGACGGGATCTGCCTGATCGGCTACCTGTTCCCGCTCTGGGACGCGCGCAGGCAGACCTTTGCCGACAAGATCGTGAACACGGTGGTGCTCGCCGGCAGATAG
- a CDS encoding DUF2752 domain-containing protein: MSNTETPARAARLTRPSVACLLAWRPTSTPERLALTGLVAAGASFVYPAASHATGLTAPCLLRLTTGIPCPMCGMTTAATSLAAGHLQAALAANPFVLLLAGMTLVMTVLMAARAAGLAPEATTWPPARQRHVRLVVGVLAVGSWLFQLHRFGRI; the protein is encoded by the coding sequence ATGTCGAACACGGAGACGCCCGCACGAGCTGCCCGACTCACCCGGCCATCCGTCGCCTGCCTCCTGGCATGGCGCCCGACCTCGACGCCCGAGCGCCTGGCGCTGACCGGCCTGGTGGCGGCTGGTGCCTCGTTCGTCTACCCGGCCGCCAGCCACGCCACCGGGCTGACGGCGCCCTGCCTGCTGCGGCTGACCACCGGCATCCCCTGCCCGATGTGCGGGATGACCACGGCGGCCACCTCGCTGGCAGCCGGCCACCTGCAGGCCGCGCTCGCCGCCAACCCGTTCGTGCTCCTGCTCGCCGGGATGACCCTGGTCATGACGGTGCTCATGGCGGCAAGGGCGGCCGGCCTGGCCCCCGAGGCCACCACGTGGCCGCCCGCCCGCCAGCGCCACGTCCGGCTCGTGGTCGGGGTGCTCGCGGTAGGGAGCTGGCTGTTCCAGCTGCACCGGTTCGGTCGGATATGA